The following coding sequences lie in one Spinacia oleracea cultivar Varoflay chromosome 1, BTI_SOV_V1, whole genome shotgun sequence genomic window:
- the LOC110786845 gene encoding protein trichome birefringence-like 19, whose product MDVSSNKNQKLKLNLKLFLQIAFPLILLTLIPLQLAKNIYFKRSPTTTPASSSSTPKIYINNEVEEATHPPAPPKHGSLPPTTRKCDIFSGEWVPNPEAPYYTNTTCWAIHEHQNCMKYGRPDSEFMKWKWKPDGCELPIFNPRQFFEIVRGKSLAFIGDSVARNQMQSLICLLSRVEYPYDVSYTKDEHYKRWHYNNYNFTVAMFTSTFLVKAQENDPNGPNGTGMFGLFLDEPDETWTTKIDEFDYIILSAGHWFFRPMMYYEKGSLMGCRFCQIPNVKDYTMAYGYQKAFNTAFRAILERESFKGVVYLRTFAPSHFEGGEWNKGGNCLRQKPYKSSEINLEGIDLDLYMAQLGEFKKAQKLGRQRGLGFRLIDMTQPILMRPDGHPSKYGHWPNENVTLYNDCVHWCLPGPIDNWNDFLLEMIRSEGVRSKEDMVLHSKERKLKSRR is encoded by the exons atGGATGTTTCTTCaaacaaaaaccaaaaactTAAGCTCAACCTTAAACTATTCCTTCAAATTGCATTCCCATTAATCCTTTTAACCCTAATCCCTCTACAATTAGCCAAGAACATTTACTTTAAAAGATCCCCTACCACAACGCCGGCTAGTAGTTCAAGTACCCCTAAGATATACATCAACAATGAGGTTGAAGAAGCAACCCACCCACCCGCTCCTCCAAAACACGGGTCATTACCCCCTACGACAAGGAAATGTGATATCTTTTCGGGCGAATGGGTACCGAACCCGGAGGCACCATATTACACGAATACAACGTGTTGGGCTATCCATGAACATCAAAATTGTATGAAATATGGAAGACCCGATAGTGAGTTCATGAAATGGAAGTGGAAGCCTGATGGCTGTGAACTTCCCATTTTTAATCCTAGACAATTCTTTGAGATTGTTAGAGGCAAGTCTTTGGCTTTTATTGGTGATTCTGTTGCAAGAAATCAAATGCAATCCTTGATTTGCCTTTTGTCCCGG GTGGAATATCCATATGACGTCTCCTACACTAAAGATGAACACTATAAACGTTGGCACTACAATAACTACAACTTCACAGTAGCCATGTTCACAAGTACTTTCCTAGTTAAAGCCCAAGAAAACGACCCGAATGGTCCAAATGGAACCGGTATGTTTGGGCTTTTCCTCGACGAGCCTGATGAGACATGGACAACCAAAATCGACGAGTTTGATTACATTATATTATCAGCGGGCCATTGGTTCTTCCGGCCCATGATGTACTACGAGAAGGGTAGTCTCATGGGCTGCCGTTTTTGCCAAATTCCAAACGTCAAAGACTACACCATGGCCTACGGATACCAGAAGGCGTTCAACACCGCCTTTCGGGCCATTTTGGAGAGGGAAAGCTTCAAGGGAGTAGTGTATTTGAGGACCTTTGCCCCTTCACATTTTGAAGGGGGAGAATGGAACAAAGGTGGCAATTGTTTGAGGCAAAAACCTTACAAAAGTAGTGAGATTAATTTGGAAGGGATTGATTTAGACTTGTATATGGCCCAATTGGGAGAGTTTAAGAAGGCCCAAAAGTTGGGTAGACAACGTGGGCTTGGGTTCAGGCTTATTGATATGACACAGCCCATATTGATGAGGCCAGATGGACACCCAAGTAAGTATGGGCATTGGCCCAATGAGAATGTGACTTTGTATAATGATTGTGTCCATTGGTGTTTGCCTGGGCCCATTGACAATTGGAATGATTTTCTACTTGAAATGATAAGGAGTGAAGGGGTGAGATCCAAGGAAGACATGGTTCTTCACTCAAAGGAGAGAAAGTTGAAGAGTAGAagatga
- the LOC110786549 gene encoding uncharacterized protein — protein MEAIDGDTGRLFFIDGPGGTGKTYLYRAILATIKLRGQFGLAVASSGIAATLLHRGKTAHKTFGIPVTLHASSTWKFSKQDIEAQLVKHAAVIIWDEETMTHRHAYEVVDRSIRDLMGVDSPFGGKVVVFGGDFRQILPVVPKGTKAQTIDACLVRSTLWRHVQLLRLNQNMRSRNDEEFAEFLLRVGDGCEPIVDENMIKLPTSLCVTDGNHNSIDILVHEIFPNLTEHVGDVTYMVERAIITPTNDEANMLNEKILNEFVGEEKFYYSFDSVSEDRQNLYQPEFLNSLSFGGLPPHLLRLKVGSPIMLLRNIDASNGLCNGTRLICCRLMDHVIEAEILTGHCKGTRVFIPRIPLKTAEDVKLPFEMTRKQFPVKLCYALTINKSQGQTIPHVGIYLPQHVFSHGQLYVALSRGTSRQTTKILVSKGDIRGRNGVFTKNVVYKEVLLPRIS, from the coding sequence ATGGAAGCTATTGATGGAGATACTGGTCGATTATTCTTCATAGATGGCCCTGGTGGGACCGGTAAGACCTATTTATATCGTGCTATACTTGCAACTATTAAGCTTAGAGGACAATTTGGTCTTGCAGTAGCTAGCTCAGGTATCGCTGCCACACTATTGCATAGAGGAAAAACTGCTCATAAAACTTTTGGAATTCCGGTAACACTACATGCTTCATCGACATGGAAGTTCAGCAAACAGGATATTGAAgcacaattagttaagcatgccGCTGTTATAATATGGGATGAAGAAACAATGACTCATAGACATGCATATGAGGTCGTTGATCGTAGTATAAGAGATTTAATGGGGGTTGACAGTCCGTTTGGTGGTAAGGTCGTAGTTTTTGGTGGAGATTTTAGACAAATCCTTCCCGTTGTACCTAAAGGAACAAAAGCGCAAACCATAGATGCATGTTTGGTGAGGTCAACACTATGGAGACATGTTCAACTACTTCGCCTCAATCAGAATATGAGATCCAGAAATGATGAAGAGTTTGCAGAATTTCTTTTAAGAGTTGGTGATGGATGTGAGCCTATAGTTGATGAAAACATGATAAAGTTACCAACTTCATTGTGTGTAACAGATGGAAATCATAACTCAATTGATATCTTAGTTCACGAGATATTCCCAAACTTAACTGAGCATGTTGGTGATGTGACTTACATGGTAGAGAGAGCTATAATAACTCCAACAAATGATGAAGCTAACATGTTGAATGAAAAGATACTCAACGAATTTGTGGGGGAAGAAAAATTTTACTACTCCTTTGACTCAGTGTCAGAAGATCGCCAAAATCTCTATCAGCCAGAATTCTTAAATTCATTGTCATTTGGCGGCCTACCACCGCATCTTCTGAGATTAAAAGTTGGTTCACCGATCATGCTATTGAGGAATATTGATGCAAGTAATGGATTGTGCAATGGGACAAGATTAATCTGTTGCCGGTTAATGGATCATGTGATTGAGGCTGAAATCTTGACCGGACACTGTAAAGGGACACGGGTATTCATTCCACGCATTCCTTTGAAAACAGCTGAAGATGTAAAGTTGCCATTTGAAATGACTCGAAAACAGTTTCCTGTGAAATTGTGCTATGCTTTGACTATTAACAAATCTCAAGGGCAAACCATTCCTCATGTTGGTATTTATCTTCCACAACATGTTTTTAGTCATGGTCAGTTGTATGTTGCACTATCGAGAGGGACTTCCCGACAAACAACCAAAATTTTGGTTAGCAAAGGTGATATTCGAGGAAGAAATGGTGTATTCACAAAAAACGTTGTTTACAAAGAAGTTCTCTTGCCTCGAATTTCTTAA
- the LOC110786817 gene encoding protein trichome birefringence-like 19 — protein sequence MEMSTPKPSKRNFKSKLVLQITFPIILFTIVTLQISKNISLKKSPIILTSLPTNHVELPTNYQELRPKKVVPTKCDLFTGEWVPNMEAPYYTNESCRVIQEHQNCMKYGRPDTDFMKWRWKPNGCELPVFNPDQFLDIVKGKSLAFVGDSVARNHMQSLICLLSQVEHPLDISPTKDDNFKRWYFESYNFTLAIFWSPYLVKTQDNDPNGKAGKTFVGLFLDEANEAWTTQINGFDYLIISAGHWFFRPLIYHEKGEFMGCRYCEIGNLKEYSLSYGYRNAFQTAFRAILENENFKGKVYLRTFAPSHFEGAEWDHGGDCPRKSPIKANELNLEGENMEVYTAQMEAFKEAQSMAQKRGLKFGLIDMTRLMLVRPDGHPSIYGRPAKMNEIWPSDCVHWCLPGPIDSWNDFLLEMLKSEEKIFH from the exons ATGGAAATGTCTACACCAAAACCCTCAAAACGTAATTTCAAGTCTAAACTTGTTTTACAAATCACATTTCCAATAATTTTGTTCACTATAGTTACATTACAAATATCCAAGAACATTTCCTTAAAGAAATCACCTATTATTTTAACTTCATTACCCACTAATCATGTTGAACTTCCTACTAATTACCAAGAGTTACGCCCCAAAAAAGTCGTCCCAACGAAATGTGATCTTTTTACGGGTGAATGGGTCCCGAATATGGAGGCTCCATATTACACGAATGAGAGTTGTCGTGTGATCCAAGAACACCAAAATTGCATGAAATATGGGAGACCGGATACGGATTTCATGAAGTGGAGATGGAAGCCAAACGGATGTGAATTGCCCGTTTTTAACCCGGATCAGTTTTTGGATATTGTTAAGGGTAAATCTTTGGCCTTTGTTGGTGATTCCGTGGCTAGGAATCATATGCAATCCTTGATTTGCCTCTTGTCTCAG GTGGAACACCCTTTGGATATCTCCCCCACGAAAGATGATAATTTTAAACGTTGGTACTTCGAATCTTATAATTTCACACTAGCTATATTTTGGAGCCCATACCTAGTCAAAACTCAAGACAATGATCCAAATGGAAAAGCGGGAAAGACCTTTGTTGGGCTCTTTCTTGACGAGGCTAATGAGGCTTGGACAACCCAAATCAATGGGTTTGACTACCTTATCATATCGGCTGGCCATTGGTTTTTCCGGCCCCTTATCTACCACGAGAAGGGTGAATTTATGGGTTGTCGTTATTGCGAGATTGGTAATCTCAAGGAGTATTCTCTCTCATATGGGTACCGAAACGCGTTTCAAACCGCGTTTCGGGCCATTTTAGAGAATGAAAATTTTAAGGGTAAAGTGTATTTGAGGACCTTTGCTCCCTCCCACTTTGAAGGGGCAGAATGGGATCATGGAGGGGATTGCCCAAGGAAAAGTCCCATAAAAGCCAATGAATTAAATTTGGAAGGAGAAAATATGGAAGTATATACAGCCCAAATGGAAGCATTCAAGGAGGCCCAAAGTATGGCCCAAAAACGTGGGCTGAAGTTTGGGCTAATTGATATGACTCGTCTCATGTTGGTGAGACCCGACGGACACCCGAGTATATACGGGCGCCCGGCAAAGATGAATGAGATATGGCCAAGTGATTGTGTCCATTGGTGTTTGCCCGGGCCCATTGATAGTTGGAATGATTTTTTGCTTGAGATGTTAAAAAGTGAAGAGAAGATTTTTcactaa
- the LOC110786846 gene encoding protein trichome birefringence-like 19, whose product MEQINLAKSQNRSLNKKSVFQITLPIILFTIITLQLVKNISIKRPSHPIISTSSYIKDHDEVIGAPPTETGIRKCDLYSGEWIPNMEAPYYTNDTCWVIQEHQNCMKYGRPDTEFMKWRWKPNDCELPVFDPNRFFEMVRGKSMAFVGDSVARNQMQSLICLLSRVEHPLDVSTSKDDNFKRWYYQSYNFTLVILWSPFLVKTLENDPNGRTGKTFWGLHLDEADDVWKDEIDKYEYVMVSAGQWFFRPLIYYEKGQFMGCRYCEIDNLTEYSLLHGYRSAFRTAFRAILERESFKGKVYMRTFVPAHFEGGEWDNGGDCTRKRPYKSNEVHLEGETLDLYTAQMEEFNEAQRLAQQRGRSFQLLDMTRIMLMRPDGHPSTYGRPANLTWPSDCVHWCLPGPIDSWSDFLLEMLG is encoded by the exons ATGGAACAAATAAACTTAGCCAAATCTCAAAATCGTAGCCTCAACAAAAAAAGCGTTTTCCAAATAACACTTCCAATAATCTTATTTACTATAATAACCTTACAATTAGTCAAAAATATTTCCATCAAAAGACCTTCACATCCAATCATTTCAACTTCTTCATACATAAAAGATCATGATGAAGTTATTGGAGCTCCACCGACGGAAACCGGTATACGAAAATGCGATCTTTATTCGGGCGAATGGATCCCAAATATGGAAGCTCCATATTACACAAATGATACTTGTTGGGTGATCCAAGAGCATCAAAATTGTATGAAGTATGGTAGACCCGATACCGAGTTCATGAAGTGGAGGTGGAAGCCTAATGATTGCGAGTTGCCCGTTTTTGACCCGAATCGGTTTTTTGAGATGGTTAGGGGAAAGTCTATGGCTTTTGTTGGTGATTCTGTGGCTAGGAATCAAATGCAATCCTTGATTTGCCTCTTGTCCCGG GTTGAACACCCTTTAGATGTATCAACTAGCAAAGATGATAACTTCAAACGTTGGTACTATCAATCATACAACTTCACACTAGTTATATTATGGAGTCCATTCCTGGTAAAAACACTGGAAAATGACCCAAATGGTCGAACGGGGAAGACCTTCTGGGGACTCCATCTCGACGAGGCTGATGACGTATGGAAGGATGAGATTGATAAGTATGAGTATGTCATGGTATCTGCAGGGCAATGGTTCTTCCGGCCTCTTATATACTACGAAAAAGGACAATTTATGGGTTGCCGTTATTGCGAGATCGACAACCTAACGGAGTATTCCCTTTTGCATGGATACCGAAGCGCGTTCCGGACAGCATTCCGGGCCATTTTGGAGAGGGAAAGTTTCAAGGGTAAGGTGTACATGAGGACTTTTGTCCCTGCTCACTTTGAAGGGGGTGAGTGGGACAATGGTGGAGATTGCACAAGGAAAAGGCCGTATAAGAGCAATGAGGTTCATTTAGAAGGAGAAACTTTGGATCTGTACACGGCCCAAATGGAAGAGTTCAATGAGGCCCAAAGATTGGCCCAACAGCGTGGGCGGAGTTTTCAACTCCTTGATATGACCCGGATTATGTTGATGAGGCCCGATGGACACCCGAGTACGTATGGGCGTCCGGCCAATCTTACATGGCCTAGCGATTGTGTCCACTGGTGCTTGCCAGGGCCTATTGATAGTTGGAGTGATTTTTTGCTTGAGATGTTAGGCTGA